The genomic stretch CCGATCGTAATGAAAAGTCCGAGTCAAGAAGATATTTCCGTCGAGAAATTCCGCGAGCTCCTCGATCGAGAGCGAGCCGCACGGGAGGCAGCTGAGGCTTCGAAATCCGAAATTCAAGTGTCATTCAATCGATTAAAAGCTCTCGCGCACGAAGCAATCAAAAAGCGAGACGAGTGCTCGAGGCAGAGAGACGAAGCgatgagagagaaagaagaggcgTTGAAAGCTAACGAGAAATTATCGAATGAATTGATTCAAGTGAACAGGTCGAAAGAGGAGACTCAGAAAAAATTCGATGATTTGCAATCGGAGACCGAGAAATCGAGGCATATGTTAGTGAGTGGAATTGAGAAGATATCGGGGAAGCTTAGTAATTTCAAGAATTTCGCGGCGGAAGGATTGCCTAGGTCGCAGAAATACAGTGGATTACCCGCGGTTGCCTATGGAGTTATTAAGAGGACAAATGAGATTGTTGAGGAGCTTGTTAGGCAGATTGATGTCACTGCAAAATCTAGAAATGATGCGAGAGAGCAGATAGAGCAGAGGAATTACGAGATTGCCATTGAGGTTTCTCAGCTTGAAGCTGCAATCAGTGGATTGAGAGATGAAGTTGCCAAGAAAACGACTCTGATTGAGGGTTTAGAGAAGAGTGTGGTTGAGAAAGAGGGGAAAGTGTCGGAGATCGAGAGAGAGATGTTGGAGAAGATGCATTTGGTGGAGAAGGAGGCTTCGGAGATGAGGGACTTAGTTGGTGAGTATGATGACAAGTTGAGGAATTTGGAGTCGAAGATGGAATCGCATAGACCTTTGTTGTTTGATCAGTTGAATTTGGTGGCGAAAATCCATGACCAGCTTTATGATGCTATTGAGATAGTTAACAGTAGTCATTTGAATTCCGAGGTGTCAGAGTCGCTGTTTCTTCCCCAGCAAACGGATGTGGAGGAGAATATCCGTGCTTCTTTAGCAGGGATGGAATCAATTTATGATTTGAGTAGAATTGTTGCTGAAAAAACAAGGGATTTAGTAGAGGAGAAGAATCATGAAGTGAAGAATTTGAATGAAACAGTGGGTCGATTAATGACGGAGAAAGAACACATTGGTACTTTACTTAGGAGTGCCTTGTCGAAGAGGATGAAATTAGATCCATCCTCTAAAACAAATGAGTTGTTTCAAGTGGCTGAAAATGGTTTAAGAGAGGCTGGGATTGATTTCAAATTCAGTAAAGTCCTTGGTGATGGTGAGGTATCTGGTGATAAAGGCGGTTCACTGGAAACGGAGAGTGATGAAATATACACTCTAGTAAGTGTCTTTTAGAGTTGATTTGTTCAATcctgttttttatgtttgtatGTTTGAAATCCTAATTTGCTGTTGTGCTTGTATGTTGCACACAGGCCGGTGCTTTGGAGAACATCGTTAAGGCATCTCAGCTTGAGATCATTGAGCTGCAGCATTCTGTGGAGGAACTAAGGTATTTATGATTCCTGTAATCGCAAGGCTGCATGTAGACAGTGATCATGTTCTATTTTTGTACTGACTAGGCTGTTATGTTTTGTGGTTACCTGTATTAAGGGCAGAGTCAAGTTTACTTAAAGAGCATATAGAGATTCAAGCCAAGGAACTAAGTCATAGACTGCGCAGGATAGAGGAGCTtgaagagaaggagagagtGGCAAATGAAAGCGTAAGCTGTTAATGTTTTGCTGAGATCAGTTCAACATCAGGCAGTTAACTGCACTGTCCATGGAACACTTCAGAAGGACAAATAATCTTTTGCGTTTTGGAGTTCTGATTACCAAGTTCACCTCTCTGGCATTGTAGGTTGAAGGACTTATGACGGACATTGCTGCTGCAGAAGAAGAAATTACAAGGTGGAAAGTAGCAGCTGAGCAAGAGGCTGCTGCGGGTAGAGCAGTTGAACAAGAGTTTGTGGCTCAGGTATGTTGAACAGATTGGTCATAAAATTTATGCTTGGACATTTTACCTGATATTTGATGGCTGATTGTGTGAACTCGTGGAACCCGCTTTCTTTATATCTAAATTTAACCAAATCACTTTTGTCATTGAATTTCCAAATAATACCAGAAGGTGCTTTTGCAAATAACTTTTGAGATAATGATTCTTTGATTGGCAAGAGCGGTTTAGCttgagcaaaataaaataatgagaattaaACTAGAAGCTAGTTAGAGCTAAAGGCAACAGAGAAATGATATGTTACAAAACCAGAATTAAGCAGGTTCTGTTAGACACTGCAATTCTCTAGGAAAGTAGGTGAGAAATAATTGCTCTATCATATTGTTGGCTAGAGAAGGTTTCATTTGTTGAATAGAAGAGGCTTTAGACTAATGAGATATCTTGAGAGCTATAGTTGAAAAGCCCTCGTTGATTCCAAAtcctcttcttttctggtgCTACTCATAGATTGAAACATGGGAGGCAtaattgttcttctttttttcttttttcttttttaattcttaaattatGGATTTGGGTTAATATGTTTACATTAATATGGTGCGAGGCAGCTTGATGAACTGTTTAaagcaaagataaaaaaaccctaTGTATCTTGATACTCAAAATACTTTCCGAAGAAGTACTGGTTGGATTTTGTGCTTAATCATTATGTATTTGCAGCTGTCGGCAGTTAAACAAGAACTTGAAGAGGCAAGGCAAGCCATATTAGACTCAGAGAAGAAGTTAAAATTCAAAGAAGAAACAGCAGCTGCTGCCATGGCAGCAAGAGAGGCTGCTGAGAAGTCATTGAGTTTGGCTGACATGAGGGCGTCTAGGCTGAGGGATAGGATAGAGGAGCTCAGCCATCAGCTGGAAGAGCTTGAAACTCGAGAAGATTTGAGGGGCCGAAATGGGCCTAGATATGTATGTTGGCCTTGGCAGTGGCTTGGGCTGGACTTTGTAGGCTACCGCAATACCGAAACACAACTACAGAGTTCAAATGAAATGGAGCTTTCCGAACCCTTCCTATGATcgtctcttttcctttttccttttttgtgtaTGTATCACGAACTCTCCAAATTATAGAAATGATAGTCAATACATCTTCATTCTTCAAggttagctttttttttcttttcttttttcccatataatgaagaagatttGCACAAGCACATGCATGATTGACTCTCTGCTGTATACTTCTGAACATTGCCCAAGATGATGATGTACTTTACAGTCAAGATGGAGCAGTTTCTTGtcaaatttcttcaattcaatctctgttttcttctcctcaTTATTATGATTCAACTTTTAAGGTCTTATGCCAAGTCTTCCACTATCCCTTTATATGGAGTCAAAGGAAAGATCTCCAAGTTGCCCGTCGCTATCTCCGTATCCTGTGTGCATCTTTGATGGTGCTTTGGTAGTTCTAAAGCTCTTCTTTCAGGTTTTGATGGGCATCGATCTCATTGGACACGGAGGATACATCAATCTGTAGGATTGCAGAGTGAATCGATTTGTTGGTAACTCTCAAGATCCGTTCTCAACACTGGTTGCAGAGTTTAGTAGAAGGCAGCTGAACAAAACAAGGAATGTTCAACTCCTGTCGACAAAAGTGCAAGACAATATGTTCCACTCACGCACACACTTGAAGCTTTTTgagactgattttttttttttaattattattattttctttggcTGAAGAAGATGGGTTCTATAATTCATTTGGTGCGTGTACATCCAACAGAACATCCTCCACCGCATGTAAATCACACAGACATCTTTACATAAGACAAACTGTTAGCAGAGTAATACAGACATTTAAGAACACGTATGTTTAGAAAGCAGTGATATTCAGCCCATTTTATCTGGTTGTGCCCGTTGAGGATAGTTGATAGGCACAAGGAAAAGAGGCATCTTCTTAGAGATGGCAAGGCCAGCTGCCTCCTCCATGTTGATGGCTACTGCGTTGGGTAATTTCCAATCAAAACAGTATAAGAGATTAGCGAGTGCAAGCTCCACCATTGTTACTCCCATAAGTATCCCAGGACAAACTCTTCGACCAGATCCAAATGGCAAAAACTCGAAACGTTGTCCTTTATAGTCAATGGGGCTGTAAACAAATCTTTCAGGGAAGAACTCTTCAGAATCTCTCCAGTGCTCAGGATCTCTTCCAATTGCCCAAGCATTAACTTGTATCAGTGTTTTAAGGTAAATGTCATAACCATTGATTTGAAGTAGGGGGGCAGGAGGGTGCAATCTCAGAGTTTCTTTTATTACCATCTTGAGATATTGAAGCTCATCTGTACTCTCCTCAGTTGCTCTTCCTTTCTGTCCAACAGAGCTCCTAATTTCTTCTTGTGCTTCCTTCATTATTATTGGATTTCTAGCAATCTCTGCCGTTACCCAGATGACAGTGATGGCACCGGTGTCAACTCCGCCTAAGAATATATTCTGAAACTCAAGCATCACAGATAAGTTAGATAAGACTTCTTTAACTGAAAAACACGTAGTTACGgaaatttgatcttcatcatCTTAACTAGTAACTTGAGCATTTTCATCTTGTTTCTGAGGTTTAGTTCTGCAAATAACTGCTTTATATCCAAGTTAATTGCATTTACTACACCTTGCATCAGGTCTTTTCCAGCACTTAAATGATGGATGGCCTATCTTATTACAGTGTTGATGTGGtggaaaatttcttttaaatttttttcctttgttctaAAATTGATTTGCAGGAAACTTACTGCTACTTGtagcttgtttttttcttgaaaaacttgTCCTTTTCAAAATCTTATACTTAGCTTTTAAAGCTCTTTAATGATTCTGCCTCATAAGTATTCGTTCTTATTGAGCTCTTAAGGCATTTAAAAATtctattaatgtaattttttacaGATCTTTTGTATTCTTTAATGTAGTAATTGAAGATTCATATTTTTCTGGTACTATATCCAGAAGTTTTTTACAATTGTAGAGTTTGTGAATGTGGTTCCTAGCAATCTGACTTTGTTTACAATACCAAGCAACATATCTGAGATTTCCTTTATAGTCTCATATTCTTTCATTCTTTGCAGCCCAAACTCTTGTATCAAGTTTAGGCTTTGCATGCCACGAGTTCTTTCATCTCCTGCATATTTTTCCTTCAAATAATCCCagactttttttattgatttaagagACATGATTCGTATAAAAATGGTTGTTGAAATAGCAACAAACAAACatgcttttgcttttgatttctttgtttttctctctttatgacTTTTGATCTAGATCATGGTTGGATTATTTAGTAATGGAGGGACATCATATATAATCCTCTTTAATAGCTTCCCAATGATCTAAATGTTAGGATgctggcatgcaaacccgacaagacaaaAGGCAAAGGATATgataaatgagaaatgagacacacaagaatttacgtggttcacccaattaggctacgtccacgggcacgtatagaaggattttactaagtaatgtgggaattacaacctctctctaataataggagaacaactaaaaCCTCTCTATTATTAGGagaaacacctcacttactctctcacaaatacctcacaattttGTGGGATTATTTTCCCTCTCTCACTCTCCTCTTGCTCTCTCTTAATTCTTTCTTGTGATGTGTTTTCAATGAttggatgcattgcctatttataggcaaacatCCATGCAAATACAAGGGGTAAGGCAAGTGGCACAAGTTTGGCACAAGTTTGGTGCCTACAATTTGTGACTAAGGAAGGATGGCttcaccaccattgttgactcccaccattgttgacttAGGTGGCTGGTTTCACATTGGTTGGTTTCACATTCTCCCACTTGAAGACTTTGATGATTGAATCAAGTCTTCACACTTCATCATTTgtgattcttctatcctttcAATACTTGCCATCTCCATGCTGCTTACGTTTCTGCTAGGCCACAAGAGGATCTGCACCATATATACTTATCAGTGTTGACTGGTTTGGTTAAAGCATCTGCTGGGTTTTCCTTTGTGTGAACCTTCTGAAAATCCACACTTCCATCTTCCACCACttcgcgaacaaagtgatactgaacatctatatgttttgttcttgaatgaaacgatggattccttgcaatatgcaaggcactctgactatcacaatacaaaagaatCTTCTCTTGTTTGTGCCCGAGCTCCTCCATAAGTTTCTTCAGCCATATTGCTTCTTTACAAGCCTGTGTAGCTGCCATATACTCAGCTTTTGTTGTGGATAAAGCTACAACAATCTGAAGTTTAGAGACCCAGCTCACAGCTCCTCCTGTAATTATGAACACATAGCCtgtagtggattttcttttctcaaggtcaCCAGCAAAATCTGAGTCAACATAACATCTGATAGTAAATTCTGATCCTCCATAACATAATGCGGCATCTGAGGTACCCTTGATGTATCTCAAGATCCTCTTAATAGTATTCCAATGCTCTCTACTAGGATTTGCCATGTATCGACTAGCTGCTCCCACTGCTTGTGCAATGTCTGGTCTTGTACATATCATGGCAAACATTAAACTTCTCACTGCTGATGCATACGGTACTCGAGACATTTCCATCCTCTCTGCTTCATTGCTAGGAGACATACTTgaggataatttgaagttaacagGAAGTGGGGTGGAAATTGGCTTACAATCTTGCATGTTGAAGCGTCGCAAGATCTTCTTCAAATAATTCTTCTGAGAAAGCCAAATCTTCCTCTTACTTCTGTCTCGGTGAATTTGCATCCCTAGAATCTTGTTTGCTGGTCCTAAgtccttcatatcaaactccctagccaactgtgccttcaattcttggactcgatctctgttggggcctattaccaacatgtcatccacgtacaacaacagaatgatgaaaacattattttcttcaaacctcttgtaatacgtacaatggtctgaactgagtctgttatacccaaggctaattatgaaggaatcaaatctcttgtaccaacacctcggcgcctgtttgagaccgtatagagatttgttcaacctgcaaaccaagttctccttgcctgtttcagcaaaaccgtctggttggagcatataaatttcttcttcaagttcttcatgaagaaatgcagttttcacatctaactgctctaagtgaagatcaaatatagcacacatcgccaagactactctgattgtagtaagtcgtaccaccggagaaaatatctcattaaagtctattccttctttctgaGCATATCCTTTCACCACCAATCTTGCACGATACCGCTCCACTTGATCATTGTCATCACGctttatcttgtaaacccatttgttgccaatggcctttcttccttgtggTAGTGGAACAAGATCCCAAGTGTTATTCTTGTGCAGAGCTTCAATCTCCTCTTACATTGCTGTCATCCACATAGATACATCTGTGCTTTCGATAGCCTCATGAAAAGTTGATGGCTCTCCATCCTCTGTTAGAAGACAGTATGCAATATTGCTCTCAGTAACATATTCTGAGTGCCAAGCCGGTGGTCTTCTTTCACGAGTTGACCGTCGAACTTCAGGAGTTTCAGACTCTATTTattcttgttcttcatgctctAGTACAGCTTCCGAAGAAGTACGATTCTGAGTATTTTCCATCTGGACTTCTGTAGTCTcttttaaaatgctattattttcttacatttgcattttatcttctgcaaATATGACATCTCTGCTGATGACTATCTTGTGGGCAGTGGGATCCCACAAGCGATACCCCTTCGCTCCATCAGCATATCCCAAGAATAcacattttctggattttgaatCCAGCTTGCTGACCTCTTGAGTATTGTACATCACGTACACAGGACTTCCAAATATATGCAATCGAGAATAATCAGCTGGCTTTCCAGTCCACATCTCCATCGGTGTCTTCAACTCAATTGCAGTAGACGGAGATCGATTTATTACATAACAGGCGGTATTGACTGCTTCTGCCCAAAATGACTTTTCTAAACCTGCAGCCTTCAacattgctcttgttctttccaatagagttttgttcatccgctctgccactccattttgttgtggagtgtatgccgttgtgaactgccttttgataccttcatgttgacagaagttatcaaattcatcactggtatattctcctccattgtcagtcctcaaacacttgatcttcttttcagattcaagttctacccgcgctttgaaggttttaaaaactacgaacacatctgccttccttctaatcggatacacccaacatctcctggaaaagtcatctatgaatgatacaaagtatcttgctcctcccaaggatacaaccggtgcttgccaaacatcagagtgaatCAGGTCTAAGATGCATTTGCTCTTAGTTGTTGACTTGTAAAACTTCAACCTATGTTGTTTGCTCGTAACACAGTGCTCACAAAAGGGTAAAGTAACCTTTGTAAGCCCAGGGAGTAACTTCTGATCAGAGAGAACCTTTAAACCTTTCTCTGACATGTGGCCTAGTTTTTTATGCCAcatcatcgtcttctcttcTGCAGGACTGGCTGATGCGATTGATGCTTCTGCCCCTTGATATGTTTCTCCCATTAATACAAACATGTTTGCAACtgtctttcttgcctttaaaaccaccagcgctcctttgacaattttcatgattccattgtCTGTTCGAATCTTACAACCAAGACTATCAAATTGTCCTACGGacaaaagattcttctttaaatctttcacatgtcgcactcctgaaatagtacgaattaagccatcatacatcttcaatttgatgGTGCCAATACCAGAAATCTCTACAGCATGATTATCACCCATGAACACTGTGCCTCCAGAGATAGGTTCATATGTATGGAACCAATCTCGTCTAGGGGTCATATGCCATGTTGCTCCTGAATCCATTAGCCAAACCTCAGTGAGCTCTTCTCTATCTGTAGAGCTTGTTGCTGCTTcactatataaaatctctccatcttctgaggtgcttgcaacacatccttgaggtCTTGATGACTCTGCAGTATTCTCTATACCCTTTTTAAACCAGCAATCCTTTTTAAAGTGCCCTTTTCTGCCACAGTTGTAGCATTTCATAGCcttcttacttcttgatttAGACCTCCCCTGCCTTTGACTCCCACTGGAGCCACGCTCCGTTGATCTTCCTCTTGATACCAATAATACCTCAACTTGGTTTGAACTGTTtctgtctcctttgtttttgcgcctattttcttcttccaagatagcaGCTGCAACATCATCGAAGACTAAATAGTCTGAGAGGATATTATTGGTCAAGTTGATAATGAGCTGATCATACGAATCAAGAAGACTTTGAAGTAAAAGCTCTGCACGTTCATGTTCCTCTATTTGTTGACCCAACGTAGTGAGTtgtgaaaatagagttcttattgtgttgatgtggtcagtcactaacgtggtttctgccattcgaagggtataaagtctctgctttaagaaaatcttattaTGCAAAGACTTGGACTCATATAGCTTGGTTAGAGtctcccatatctccttagttgttttcttctccgccacacttgataatacttcatcggctaatgctaaatgtatgttagcaatagcattgccatccatctcattccattttgcattatcaGTGATCTTCGCGGGCCGATCCCCAATTGCTGCCAAGCAATTGTCTTTCCTCAAGATtgccttgattctcattttccacaGTGAGAAATTGCTCCCCTTGAACCTCTCAATCTCGTACTTTGCTGCCATTTTATTCACCGTGATCTATTCAGTTATCACCGTTTCACAGATCTGTAAcgtatatagaaatagtatcgtgtgaataataattcactaagtaagttcctaggaaagattggaggggtcacaaacggtcccgcttaaaacccaatctccttagaCAGAACTTCCTAGACTGTATTTAATCACAGCACTGACTTTCTATATACGCCAACAGTAACGTAAGTGAACAGTAACGTATGGA from Populus alba chromosome 8, ASM523922v2, whole genome shotgun sequence encodes the following:
- the LOC118053144 gene encoding uncharacterized protein At3g49055, with protein sequence MANTVDDDADAVLSDVEGDEPVPIVMKSPSQEDISVEKFRELLDRERAAREAAEASKSEIQVSFNRLKALAHEAIKKRDECSRQRDEAMREKEEALKANEKLSNELIQVNRSKEETQKKFDDLQSETEKSRHMLVSGIEKISGKLSNFKNFAAEGLPRSQKYSGLPAVAYGVIKRTNEIVEELVRQIDVTAKSRNDAREQIEQRNYEIAIEVSQLEAAISGLRDEVAKKTTLIEGLEKSVVEKEGKVSEIEREMLEKMHLVEKEASEMRDLVGEYDDKLRNLESKMESHRPLLFDQLNLVAKIHDQLYDAIEIVNSSHLNSEVSESLFLPQQTDVEENIRASLAGMESIYDLSRIVAEKTRDLVEEKNHEVKNLNETVGRLMTEKEHIGTLLRSALSKRMKLDPSSKTNELFQVAENGLREAGIDFKFSKVLGDGEVSGDKGGSLETESDEIYTLAGALENIVKASQLEIIELQHSVEELRAESSLLKEHIEIQAKELSHRLRRIEELEEKERVANESVEGLMTDIAAAEEEITRWKVAAEQEAAAGRAVEQEFVAQLSAVKQELEEARQAILDSEKKLKFKEETAAAAMAAREAAEKSLSLADMRASRLRDRIEELSHQLEELETREDLRGRNGPRYVCWPWQWLGLDFVGYRNTETQLQSSNEMELSEPFL